From the Corythoichthys intestinalis isolate RoL2023-P3 chromosome 13, ASM3026506v1, whole genome shotgun sequence genome, one window contains:
- the LOC130928446 gene encoding NACHT and WD repeat domain-containing protein 2 isoform X2 yields MKRMNPRWKSTPMWPSGAGSRQPCPRESALRKAAVSGNVLALPPHHVPSGRSVRVFICANPDDTEAERNALKEHVYPKLRDFCRENYGIEFQVVDLYWGVDPEEWDSPELQRLRMKLLEECLKTSAGPCFVGLVGEKYGSIRVPGEVESAEFEMILDAAVEAGLDTHILDEWYCRDENSVPPAYYLKPKAQMLKNYQNSMESSSAAKTTHDKAWRKVSEEIKRIFRTAVLQLQEKGTMPSTQAKKFLCSALEDELDFALGKQTPAFLRKCVCYIRKISNFDRFAKLPEMTRYMDIVTSGDRVMRNQEAYERLLKVRDEFIPTVVAASNLRVYSSVTHCDMKLGYSQEVESHYVEGLCKQFYEDMVDIIQATVQQNFDTETDPLYDEILQHLSLCKAYSALHEYKTESLDYVQEYLLPSKGSRMSPLVVQGGPCTGKTLLLAEVAKQAYTWLQKEMGPETDPVVIVRFIGSTQPSADLRTLLQSICEQIAINYRCLIHFLPNKIQEMRELLLNLLGESSFHRPLVIILDALEQLSEADDARKLWWLPIQLPRTVRVVVSTLPNKHGILQKLRHAIHDEYYYVELMQRDRKVCSQTLKQQLLGVKRKVTSGQQIYVNEALAKCTLPMFVNLIYREVVHWRSHKDVDEKSLCSTVHESIEQLFYSVENKLGQRFVFRALGYITMAKAGLTEVELEDILSLDNIVLGDVIVVSYLKNPLRISCDLVARLKEELEGYLVERQVRNVTLMVWANRHLHLIAQKLYLSNEEDVHQMHSLLAEYFLGAWSGGRKKIFTYDNNHFTSQNISHHKNPHHPQPHEKTSSDKYSYDRQTPEQPWVFQCNLLEPDIFFVNHRKMTELVYHLTRSGRTDDLMFGVIMNFSWLYTMIKIGQFDKALNDIDLAYSYTQEKELKFLSATLRSIKVKVLKNPASLSAELQQRLLPVVTSLPKLRHLLLECDKDGPKYCSIVPLHSSMDVTYSPERLPLSSSYMHIVEILPTLAPNIVLVALEDGSVSTWDVESRQLLRQIDTARSVVLGIRLTADEKYLVVATTKNTLLIYDNHKSCLLSEVEIKGSKHGGIAGGVAFINGFTLSTHHALAWLEASKEVNVIDLLYGWPLYQFHCWYEVTCVQCSPDGMYAFCGQYLNTATIFHLGNGDKLATVTSEFSGGFVKSILVLDTINQMVMIDNEGSLSVWNTKEITNPRLMEDYDCRGDDSEVVSIELSQDQRSILLCKARSIEVLDTKVWKMVEKFKAKRSERFVAAVLSKNGQSIVASMENTSSIFVWRRDSGQCMASLIEISGAIVKLIKSVHHNLLLSVASSGVLSVWDIDIITAMSNIDKTGKKIQTLQLSGREDYVFTMDGSEAVHKWNFSTGFIETVFKHEGVVENCVLTSSGDLMVTSDDKCSQYIWQTNSGENIFRINGQRISQLLITHNDQFVVSLCEQNASRVWRLATGHKVCNILVTLQNALITTANTFLVGTSKNKLLAVSLWSGSVSKKFVCDDGIAIVNFKLIPDCPDCVVFITSTETVFIWSVADEAVCRRVQLPANFLKNLEDFQISPNGKQGIVSKGDENINVLDLHSGKMRLVHAAGIIWRQKLSRDGRYLVYVCFRNCDEDDDAGVVSNLIVMRLADGKSIGTCSLYKTPTFLSLSQRALNIIIGFEDGSIGTYTVVDRVDAALKIKIATSNSRQIVNNASQKVRPKCGNHSFKTIADCIWRESTEVFSRDSPINVSDSGEGESTTPTKKSELLQ; encoded by the exons acaCGGAAGCAGAGAGGAATGCACTGAAAGAACACGTTTACCCCAAACTACGGGATTTCTGCAGGGAGAACTACGGCATTGAATTCCAG GTAGTGGACCTCTACTGGGGTGTGGACCCAGAAGAATGGGACAGTCCGGAGCTTCAGCGGCTCAGGATGAAGCTCCTGGAGGAATGTCTGAAGACATCGGCGGGGCCGTGCTTCGTT GGTTTAGTGGGAGAAAAGTACGGCAGCATCCGAGTGCCGGGGGAAGTGGAATCGGCAGAGTTTGAGATGATCTTGGATGCTGCGGTGGAGGCCGGCCTGGACACACACATCTTGGACGAGTGGTACTGCAGGGATGAAAACTCTGTGCCGCCCGCATACTACCTCAAACCCAAAGCCCAAATGCTCAAGAACTACCAGAACTCG ATGGAGTCCAGCAGCGCCGCCAAAACCACGCACGACAAGGCCTGGAGGAAAGTGTCGGAGGAGATCAAGCGGATTTTCCGAACGGCGGTTCTGCAGCTGCAAGAAAAGGGGACAATGCCGAGTACTCAGGCCAAGAAATTCCTTTGCTCTG CCCTGGAAGACGAGTTGGACTTTGCCCTCGGAAAACAAACTCCTGCCTTTCTCAGGAAATGCGTTTGCTACATTCGAAAGATTTCGAATTTCGATCGCTTCGCAAAACTCCCAGAGATGACCCGCTACATGGACATTGTGACCAGCGGCGACCGCGTCATGCGCAACCAGGAAGCCTACGAGCGCCTACTAAAGGTTCGGGATGAGTTCATACCAACGGTGGTGGCCGCGTCCAACCTGCGTGTTTACTCCtcggtcacgcactgcgacatgAAGCTCGGTTACTCCCAGGAAGTGGAGAGCCATTACGTGGAGGGACTGTGTAAGCAGTTCTACGAGGACATGGTGGATATAATTCAGGCCACAGTCCAGCAGAACTTTGACACAGAGACTGATCCGTTGTATGATGAGATCTTGCAGCACCTCTCACTCTGTAAAGCCTACTCGGCATTGCACGAGTACAAGACCGAATCATTGGATTACGTGCAGGAGTACCTTCTACCATCTAAGGGTAGTAGGATGAGTCCACTTGTAGTACAGGGCGGACCCTGTACGGGGAAGACATTGCTGCTTGCCGAAGTAGCCAAACAG GCCTACACGTGGCTGCAGAAAGAGATGGGTCCAGAAACAGATCCCGTGGTCATTGTCCGTTTCATCGGGTCTACTCAGCCCTCGGCGGACTTGCGCACCCTTCTCCAGAGCATCTGTGAACAGATTGCAATAAACTACCGCTGCTTGATTCACTTTTTGCCTAACAAGATCCAGGAGATGAGGGAGCTCCTACTCAACCTCCTAGGAGAATCTTCCTTTCACAGGCCTTTGGTCATCATCCTGGATGCCCTGGAGCAACTGTCGGAGGCCGATGACGCTCGCAAGCTGTGGTGGCTACCCATACAACTCCCTCGGACGGTCCGCGTTGTAGTCTCAACCTTGCCTAATAAACACGGGATCCTGCAGAAACTTCGACACGCCATTCACGACGAGTACTATTACGTGGAGTTAATGCAAAGGGACCGCAAGGTCTGCAGTCAGACATTAAAGCAGCAGTTACTTGGAGTGAAGAGAAAGGTCACCTCGGGCCAACAAATCTATGTCAACGAGGCTCTGGCTAAGTGTACATTGCCAATGTTTGTGAACCTAATCTACAGAGAGGTAGTACACTGGAGGTCTCACAAAGATGTGGATGAAAAATCCTTGTGCTCCACAGTACATGAAAGCATTGAACAGTTATTCTACTCCGTAGAGAACAAGCTAGGCCAACGATTTGTCTTTAGAGCATTAGGGTATATCACCATGGCCAAAGCAGGTTTAACTGAGGTTGAGCTGGAGGACATTCTTTCCCTTGATAACATAGTTCTCGGGGACGTGATCGTGGTTTCTTACTTAAAAAACCCCTTAAGGATTTCTTGCGACTTGGTAGCAAGGCTTAAAGAAGAACTAGAGGGCTATCTAGTGGAACGTCAGGTACGCAACGTCACCCTGATGGTCTGGGCTAACAGACATCTGCATCTCATTGCTCAGAAGCTGTACCTGAGCAACGAGGAAGACGTCCATCAAATGCACAGCCTTCTTGCAGAGTACTTTCTGGGAGCGTGGTCGGGCGGCAGAAAGAAAATCTTTACCTACGACAACAATCATTTCACGTCCCAAAATATATCCCACCACAAAAATCCCCACCACCCGCAGCCCCACGAGAAAACATCATCTGACAAGTACTCATACGACAGACAAACACCCGAGCAGCCTTGGGTTTTTCAGTGCAACCTCTTAGAGCCTGATATTTTCTTCGTCAACCACAGGAAGATGACGGAGCTAGTTTACCACCTCACCAGAAGCGGCCGTACCGACGACCTCATGTTCGGCGTCATTATGAATTTCAGCTGGCTGTACACAATGATCAAGATCGGACAGTTTGACAAGGCTTTAAATGATATTGACTTGGCTTACAGCTACACCCAAGAAAAAGAACTCAAGTTTCTATCCGCTACCCTCCGTAGCATCAAGGTCAAAGTCTTAAAAAACCCAGCGTCACTTTCTGCAGAACTGCAGCAGAGGCTTTTGCCGGTTGTCACCTCCCTACCCAAGCTTCGACATCTCCTCCTGGAGTGTGACAAGGACGGTCCCAAGTACTGCTCCATCGTGCCTCTCCACTCTTCAATGGATGTGACTTACAGTCCGGAAAGACTTCCTTTGAGCTCAAGTTACATGCATATTGTGGAGATCTTGCCCACTCTCGCACCAAACATAGTCCTCGTAGCTCTCGAGGACGGATCTGTCAGCACGTGGGACGTCGAGAGCAGACAACTGCTTCGGCAGATCGACACGGCTAGATCTGTTGTGCTGGGAATCAGGTTAACCGCCGATGAGAAATATTTAGTTGTGGCCACGACTAAAAACACGCTCCTTATTTACGATAACCACAAATCCTGCCTTTTATCAGAAGTGGAAATCAAGGGGTCCAAACATGGTGGCATTGCCGGCGGCGTGGCCTTTATCAACGGCTTTACTTTGTCGACTCACCACGCGTTAGCTTGGCTTGAGGCTAGTAAAGAGGTCAATGTCATTGACTTGCTTTATGGCTGGCCTCTCTATCAGTTCCATTGCTGGTACGAGGTGACTTGTGTCCAGTGCTCGCCAGATGGAATGTATGCCTTCTGTGGACAGTACCTCAACACCGCAACCATCTTTCATCTAGGAAACGGCGACAAGCTGGCCACGGTTACCTCCGAGTTTTCCGGGGGGTTCGTCAAGTCAATTCTCGTCTTGGACACCATCAACCAAATGGTGATGATTGACAATGAAGGGAGTCTGTCAGTTTGGAACACCAAAGAAATCACCAACCCACGTCTGATGGAGGATTACGACTGCAGAGGAGATGACAGCGAAGTGGTGAGCATCGAGTTGTCCCAAGACCAGCGCTCGATTCTACTCTGCAAGGCCAGGAGTATCGAGGTCCTCGATACAAAAGTATGGAAAatggtggagaagtttaaagccaaaCGTAGCGAACGTTTCGTAGCAGCTGTGCTTTCCAAGAACGGACAAAGTATCGTAGCCTCGATGGAGAACACCTCTTCCATCTTTGTGTGGCGGAGGGACAGCGGGCAATGTATGGCAAGCCTGATCGAGATCTCGGGGGCCATCGTCAAACTCATCAAATCGGTCCACCATAACCTTCTCCTCTCTGTTGCCAGCAGTGGAGTGCTGTCAGTTTGGGACATTGACATCATCACCGCCATGTCCAATATAGACAAAACGGGCAAGAAGATCCAGACGTTGCAGTTGTCCGGCAGAGAGGATTACGTGTTCACCATGGACGGTTCGGAAGCAGTCCACAAGTGGAACTTCAGCACTGGATTTATCGAAACGGTCTTCAAGCACGAAGGCGTAGTAGAGAACTGCGTGCTAACCTCTTCAGGGGATCTCATGGTAACTTCTGATGACAAGTGCAGTCAGTACATTTGGCAAACCAACTCCGGGGAGAACATTTTTCGCATCAACGGACAGAGAATATCCCAGCTTCTAATCACCCACAACGACCAGTTTGTCGTTTCTCTCTGTGAGCAAAACGCCTCGAGAGTTTGGAGACTCGCGACAGGGCACAAAGTTTGCAACATCTTGGTCACCCTCCAGAACGCGCTGATCACCACAGCCAACACATTTCTTGTAGGCACCtccaaaaacaagcttctggccGTCAGCTTGTGGTCGGGCAGCGTATCCAAGAAGTTCGTGTGCGACGACGGCATcgccattgttaactttaaactCATTCCCGACTGCCCCGACTGCGTGGTCTTCATCACATCCACGGAGACTGTCTTCATCTGGAGCGTGGCCGACGAAGCCGTTTGCAGGCGCGTGCAGCTGCCCGCCAACTTCCTGAAGAACCTGGAGGACTTCCAGATCTCACCCAACGGGAAGCAAGGAATCGTGTCCAAAGGTGATGAGAACATTAACGTGCTGGACCTTCACAGCGGCAAGATGAGGCTGGTCCACGCCGCCGGTATAATCTGGCGTCAGAAATTATCACGGGACGGCCGCTACCTGGTGTACGTCTGCTTCCGTAACTGCGACGAGGACGACGACGCCGGCGTGGTGTCCAACCTGATCGTGATGCGACTCGCCGACGGGAAGAGCATCGGAACCTGCTCCTTGTACAAGACCCCCACTTTTCTTTCGCTCTCGCAGAGAGCTCTGAACATCATCATCGGCTTCGAGGACGGCAGCATCGGCACGTACACCGTGGTGGACCGTGTGGACGCCGCGCTCAAGATCAAAATCGCCACGTCCAACAGCCGGCAGATTGTTAACAACGCTTCCCAGAAGGTCCGTCCCAAGTGCGGCAATCATTCCTTCAAGACCATCGCCGACTGCATTTGGAGGGAATCCACCGAGGTTTTCTCCAGGGACAGTCCGATCAATGTGTCCGACTCCGGTGAAGGTGAGTCTACTACTCCCACGAAAAAATCCGAGCTGCTGCAGTGA